A single Phragmites australis chromosome 4, lpPhrAust1.1, whole genome shotgun sequence DNA region contains:
- the LOC133914344 gene encoding proline-rich receptor-like protein kinase PERK9, whose product MQPPPQPESGHRRASSTCCTAPRRSIGCMAGLLRLFSPYHRSHHRKRLTAKNATQASAPPPQSPSPPKTKAEAPPSPSPSPLKPMQQPQQPSAARRRRSCDAPRSPTIAPEHRRASCDSPRPPPPAIVARLMGLEESAPPSPAAAAPRPLPTRPPPPPPPETAAEKRRKLLGALEKCDDDLKTLRRIIAAVRAAEMRSAAASDVVPVAGTPGKGANRWLDGHDEQSPSPSPSPPLQQQQHKPRTEEQYPSPDSVLDAISSPRFPCRKRPSPCSNLDAASKTSCGNGDVAPTVGSKIVKPSRTFVFSGDYCKIKNGNELQLHAVVGVHHHPVAVIEAGAPARLPRAAGADSRQHHRRRWELEAAAEGRVVSRAMVESVGEVWGQGGAAEQRWEYSRVASALERAIVQDLVADIVAELLAQSGHSSGCRKRLSF is encoded by the exons ATGCAGCCGCCGCCACAGCCAGAGTCCGGCCACCGACGGGCCTCATCCACGTGCTGCACCGCGCCAAGGCGGAGCATTGGGTGCATGGCCGGCCTCCTCCGCCTCTTCTCGCCGTACCACCGCAGCCACCACCGGAAGCGCCTCACCGCCAAGAACGCCACGCAGGcttcggcgccgccgccgcagtcgCCCTCGCCGCCCAAGACGAAGGCGGAGGCCCCGCCTTCCCCTTCGCCTTCACCGTTGAAGCCGATGCAGCAGCCGCAACAGCCGAGTGCggcccggcggcggcgctcctgCGACGCGCCGCGGAGCCCGACGATCGCGCCGGAGCACCGGCGTGCCAGCTGCGACAGCCCCCGTCCGCCTCCTCCAGCCATCGTCGCGCGCCTCATGGGCCTTGAGGAGTCCGCGCCGCCTTCgcccgccgccgcagcgccACGGCCGCTCCCGACCCGtccgcctcctcccccgcctCCGGAGACGGCTGCGGAGAAGCGGCGGAAGCTGCTGGGCGCGCTGGAGAAGTGTGACGATGACCTCAAGACGCTGCGGCGGATCATCGCGGCCGTCCGCGCCGCCGAGATGCGCTCAGCTGCCGCGTCCGACGTCGTCCCGGTGGCAGGGACGCCAGGCAAGGGCGCCAACAGGTGGTTGGACGGCCACGATGAACAAtcgccgtccccgtccccgtcgccgccgctgcagcagcagcagcacaagcCTCGCACCGAGGAGCAGTACCCCAGCCCGGACTCGGTGCTGGACGCCATCAGCTCCCCGAGATTTCCATGCAGGAAGCGGCCGTCTCCCTGCTCGAATCTCGATGCAGCTAGCAAGACCAGTTGCGGTAACGGAGACGTGGCCCCCACCGTCGGATCGAAGATCGTGAAGCCCTCCCGCACGTTTGTTTTCTCCG GCGACTACTGCAAGATCAAAAACGGCAACGAGCTGCAGCTGCACGCCGTCGTCGGCGTGCACCACCACCCGGTGGCGGTCATCGAGGCGGGCGCACCCGCGCGGCTGCCGAGGGCGGCCGGGGCGGACAGCCGTCAGCACCACCGGCGGCGGTGGGAGCTGGAGGCCGCCGCGGAGGGGCGGGTCGTCAGCCGCGCCATGGTGGAGAGCGTGGGGGAGGTGTGGGGGCAGGGCGGCGCGGCCGAGCAGCGGTGGGAGTACAGCAGGGTCGCGTCCGCGCTGGAGCGCGCCATTGTGCAGGACCTGGTGGCTGACATCGTGGCCGAATTGCTCGCGCAGTCCGGCCACAGCTCCGGGTGCAGAAAGAGATTGTCCTTCTGA